From Syngnathus typhle isolate RoL2023-S1 ecotype Sweden linkage group LG13, RoL_Styp_1.0, whole genome shotgun sequence, a single genomic window includes:
- the wls gene encoding protein wntless homolog translates to MAGAIIENMSTKKLVIVGVILLLFQAFAFMVGGLIAPSPTTAIHYLATKCVDTAKHRQEAKWFMPWGPNQCDKIRSFDEAPAKMIEANNIVFAVHIPLPNKEMSPWFQFMLVILQFDIAFKMYNQIEDGAMVTVDVGLAYRDDTVSEWTEMAHSFEQRKLSCNFTTAKTFENEGRYYECDLLPFMEVGSVAHKYYLLNVRLPVNERKKINVGIGEIKDIRLVGIHQNGGFTKVWFAMKTFLTPSILIIMIWYWRRITLMTRPPVLLEKVIFALGISMTFINIPVEWFSIGFNWTWMLLFGDIRQGIFYSMLLSFWIIFCGEHLMDQTERNRFSVYWKQVGPIVFGSFCLFIFDMCERGVQLTNPFYSIWASDVGTELAMAFIIVAGICACLYFLFLCFMVFQVFRNISGKRSSLPAMSKARRLHYEGLIFRFKFLMLVTLACAAMTVIFFIISQVNEGHWHWGEHTVEVNSAFFTGIYGMWNLYVFAIMFLYAPSHKRYGDDQSSGQSITGDTAASSGEDIQLTTTITHVDGPTEIYKMTGKEAQE, encoded by the exons ATGGCGGGGGCAATTATCGAGAACATGAGCACCAAAAAGTTGGTGATCGTGGGAGTTATACTGCTTTTGTTCCAGGCGTTCGCTTTCATGGTCGGTGGGTTAATTG CTCCCAGCCCCACCACGGCAATccactacctggccaccaaatGCGTGGACACCGCCAAGCACCGGCAGGAAGCCAAATGGTTCATGCCGTGGGGTCCCAATCAATGCGACAAAATCCGCTCCTTCGACGAGGCCCCGGCTAAGATGATTGAGGCCAACAACATTGTGTTTGCCGTCCACATTCCTCTGCCCAACAAGGAGATGAGCCCCTGGTTCCAGTTCATGCTGGTCATCTTGCAGTTTGACATCGCCTTCAAGATGTACAACCAGATAG AGGACGGAGCCATGGTCACCGTTGACGTGGGCCTGGCCTACAGAGATGATACAGTCAGCGAGTGGACCGAGATGGCGCACTCATTTGAACAACGGAAGCTCAGCTGCAACTTCACCACTGCCAAG ACTTTTGAAAACGAGGGCCGTTACTACGAGTGTGACCTCCTGCCCTTCATGGAGGTCGGCAGCGTGGCCCACAAGTACTATCTTCTCAACGTTCGTCTGCCGGTCAATGAGCGCAAGAAGATCAACGTGGGCATCGGAGAAATCAAGGACATTCGCTTGGTT GGCATCCACCAAAATGGCGGCTTCACTAAGGTTTGGTTTGCCATGAAGACGTTCCTCACACCCAGCATCCTCATCATCATGATATGGTACTGGAGGCGCATCACGCTCATGACGAGACCTCCTGTGCTGCTGGAGAA AGTGATCTTTGCTCTGGGCATCTCCATGACGTTCATCAACATCCCAGTGGAGTGGTTCTCCATTGGCTTCAACTGGACCTGGATGTTGCTTTTTGGAGACATCCGACAAGGCATTTTCTACTCCATGTTGCTTTCCTTCTGGATCATCTTCTGCGGAGAGCACCTCATG GACCAAACGGAGAGGAATCGTTTCTCGGTGTATTGGAAACAAGTCGGGCCCATCGTGTTTGGGTCCTTCTGTCTCTTCATCTTCGACATGTGTGAGAG AGGTGTCCAGTTAACAAACCCCTTCTACAGCATCTGGGCATCTGATGTCGGAACTGAGCTGGCT ATGGCTTTCATAATAGTAGCCGGGATCTGCGCTTGCCTCtacttcctcttcctctgcttCATGGTTTTCCAAGTCTTCCGCAACATCAGCGGTAAGAGGTCTTCACTGCCTGCCATGTCCAAGGCCAGACGCCTGCACTACGAG GGTTTGATTTTTCGTTTCAAATTCCTCATGTTGGTCACGTTGGCCTGTGCCGCCATGACGGtcatcttcttcatcatcaGTCAG GTGAATGAGGGTCACTGGCACTGGGGGGAACACACCGTTGAGGTGAACAGTGCCTTCTTCACGGGTATCTACGGAATGTGGAATCTCTACGTATTCGCCATCATGTTCTTGTACGCCCCCTCTCACAAGCGATACGGAGACGACCAGTCAAGTGGACAAAGCATCACCG GCGATACTGCGGCAAGCAGCGGCGAAGACATCCAGCTGACTACGACCATCACTCACGTCGACGGTCCCACTGAGATCTACAAGATGACTGGAAAAGAAGCCCAAGAGTAG
- the neurod6b gene encoding neurogenic differentiation factor 6-B — protein sequence MLTLPFDDAHTMCEPRFGASYPRGGAPEERASPRPPHHLHDDDEDDDDEPCRSTGDDGASSDRDYEQEDGGLLLHKKRGPRKKKANKEPHDRSRMRRQEANARERSRMHGLNAALESLRKVVPCYSKTQKLSKIETLRLAKNYIWALSETLSAGKRPDLLAFVQTLCKGLSQPTTNLVAGCLQLNARNFLTDHNGEVVFSGRSPYDPLYSSSAYPGSEVSAPTAGHGSSGPSDPAGKPFRHYGYSGAYEPSYASPEAGSPHFESQLSPPVNLNGIFAFKHDEPPDYVKGGHHYGVRYCGASGRAALAHGSMYRVAPEARYPYDLHVRGQSFQAQGELNASYHN from the coding sequence ATGTTGACTCTGCCATTCGACGACGCGCACACGATGTGTGAGCCACGCTTCGGCGCCAGTTACCCCCGCGGAGGTGCCCCCGAAGAGCGAGCTTCCCCTCGCCCTCCTCACCATCTCCACGATGACgacgaagacgacgacgacgagccGTGCAGGTCCACCGGAGACGACGGCGCCTCCTCGGATCGGGACTACGAGCAAGAGGACGGCGGCCTCCTGCTGCACAAGAAGCGCGGGCCCCGGAAGAAGAAAGCCAATAAGGAGCCGCACGATCGCTCCAGGATGCGGCGGCAGGAGGCCAACGCCCGGGAGAGGAGCCGCATGCACGGCCTCAACGCCGCCTTGGAGAGCCTCCGCAAAGTGGTGCCCTGCTACTCCAAAACGCAAAAGCTGTCCAAAATCGAGACCCTGCGCCTGGCTAAGAACTACATCTGGGCTTTGTCCGAGACCCTAAGCGCCGGCAAGAGACCCGACCTGCTGGCGTTTGTGCAGACCCTCTGCAAAGGATTATCGCAGCCCACCACCAACCTGGTGGCGGGCTGCCTGCAGCTCAACGCCCGGAACTTCCTCACCGACCACAACGGGGAAGTGGTGTTCTCCGGGCGCTCTCCGTACGACCCGCTCTACTCCTCGTCCGCCTACCCGGGTTCCGAGGTGAGCGCTCCCACCGCCGGGCACGGCAGCTCCGGCCCGTCGGACCCGGCAGGCAAGCCGTTCCGCCACTACGGCTACTCGGGCGCCTACGAGCCGTCCTACGCGTCCCCGGAGGCCGGCAGCCCGCACTTTGAGAGCCAGCTGAGTCCTCCCGTGAACCTGAACGGCATTTTCGCTTTCAAGCATGACGAGCCGCCGGACTACGTCAAAGGGGGTCACCACTACGGGGTGCGCTACTGCGGCGCGAGCGGACGCGCGGCCCTGGCGCACGGCTCCATGTACCGGGTGGCCCCGGAGGCCCGCTACCCGTACGACCTGCACGTCCGCGGCCAGTCCTTCCAAGCGCAGGGGGAGCTCAACGCCTCGTACCACAATTAA